From Pusillibacter faecalis, one genomic window encodes:
- the infB gene encoding translation initiation factor IF-2 codes for MAIEKYRVHEVAKDFGLSTKTITEILTKYATAPKNHMQVLDDHELSIIFDYLTQHNQVSGIQVIFADTYQEKKKEEPPAVQPAPQSPAQPKPQGQKAAPKPQSQPVQQKGGEAPRQQPASTQQPASRVPQKKIVDTRKGGDVNLAKYDERLEDLGGQRGERMQQRGGKEKFRSNQRKSGMTFSNKRRQDEAEKMRRLQLEIAKKAPLKVQIPDEISVGELASRMKKTGAEVVKCLMKNGIMASLSQIIDFDTAAIIAEEMGCKVEKEVVVTIEEKLIDAHEDRPEDLVPRAPVVVVMGHVDHGKTSLLDTIRNTSVASGEAGGITQHIGAYQVQVNGKPITFLDTPGHEAFTSMRARGAMITDIAILMVAADDGIMPQTVESINHAKAAGIPIIVAINKIDKPEANPDRVMQQLTEHGLVPEDWGGETICCKVSAKKNLGIDNLLEMVTLTAEMEELRANPNRAGQGTVIEARLDKGRGPVATLLVQNGTLKQGDIIIAGTAVGRVRTMLDYKGNRLTEAGPSVPVEIAGLSEAPTAGSPFFAVADERMARELVEQRKAEERAKAAAPVQKVSLENLFDQIRSGERKELALIVKADVQGSVEAVKASLEKLSNDEVNVRVIHGGVGAINESDVMLASSSGAIIVGFNVRPDAAARDGAARQNVDMRMYRVIYDCIDEIESAMKGMLAPKYREVVLGHAEVRQTYKVSGVGTVAGCYVQDGKIVRNCSVRVVRDGIVIHEGHLASLKRFKDDAKEVAENYECGMTVEKFNDIKEGDIIEGYTMEEIPR; via the coding sequence TTGGCGATTGAGAAATACAGAGTGCATGAGGTGGCGAAGGACTTCGGTCTTTCTACAAAGACGATCACCGAAATCCTGACGAAATACGCCACGGCGCCCAAGAACCATATGCAGGTTCTGGACGACCATGAGCTGTCCATTATCTTCGACTACCTGACCCAGCATAACCAGGTATCGGGCATCCAGGTGATCTTTGCGGACACCTACCAGGAAAAAAAGAAGGAGGAACCTCCCGCAGTCCAGCCGGCTCCCCAGTCCCCGGCTCAGCCCAAGCCTCAGGGCCAGAAGGCGGCACCCAAGCCACAGTCTCAGCCCGTCCAGCAAAAGGGCGGCGAGGCTCCCAGGCAGCAGCCTGCCTCCACGCAGCAGCCCGCCTCCCGGGTTCCCCAGAAGAAAATTGTGGACACCCGCAAAGGCGGTGATGTGAACCTGGCGAAGTACGACGAGCGGCTGGAGGACTTAGGCGGCCAGCGGGGCGAGCGGATGCAGCAGCGCGGCGGCAAAGAGAAATTCCGCAGCAATCAGCGCAAGAGCGGCATGACGTTCTCCAACAAGCGCCGCCAGGATGAGGCGGAGAAGATGCGCCGGCTGCAGCTGGAGATTGCCAAGAAGGCCCCTCTCAAGGTCCAGATCCCCGATGAAATCAGCGTGGGCGAGCTGGCCAGCCGCATGAAGAAGACCGGCGCCGAGGTGGTCAAGTGCCTGATGAAGAACGGCATCATGGCCTCTCTCAGCCAGATCATCGACTTTGACACTGCCGCCATCATTGCCGAGGAAATGGGCTGCAAGGTGGAGAAGGAAGTGGTCGTCACCATTGAGGAAAAGCTCATTGACGCCCATGAGGATCGGCCGGAAGACCTGGTCCCCCGCGCTCCCGTGGTGGTAGTTATGGGCCATGTGGACCACGGCAAGACCTCTCTGCTGGACACCATCCGCAACACCAGCGTTGCCTCCGGCGAGGCCGGCGGCATCACTCAGCACATCGGCGCCTATCAGGTCCAGGTGAACGGCAAACCCATCACCTTCCTCGATACGCCCGGCCACGAGGCCTTCACCTCTATGCGGGCCCGAGGCGCCATGATTACCGACATCGCCATTTTGATGGTGGCGGCGGACGACGGCATCATGCCTCAGACTGTGGAGTCCATTAACCACGCCAAGGCCGCAGGCATCCCCATCATTGTCGCCATCAATAAAATTGATAAGCCCGAGGCCAATCCGGACCGGGTCATGCAGCAGCTGACGGAACACGGCCTGGTCCCTGAGGACTGGGGCGGTGAGACGATCTGCTGCAAGGTCTCTGCCAAGAAAAACCTGGGCATCGACAACCTTCTGGAGATGGTGACACTCACCGCTGAAATGGAAGAACTCAGGGCCAATCCCAACCGCGCCGGTCAGGGCACCGTGATTGAGGCGCGTCTTGACAAGGGCCGTGGTCCGGTGGCAACGCTCCTGGTGCAAAACGGCACGCTGAAGCAGGGCGATATCATCATTGCCGGCACCGCCGTAGGCCGCGTGCGCACCATGCTAGACTATAAGGGCAACCGGCTTACTGAGGCCGGTCCCTCCGTCCCCGTGGAAATCGCAGGCCTCTCAGAGGCTCCCACTGCAGGCAGTCCTTTCTTCGCTGTGGCCGACGAGCGTATGGCCCGGGAGCTAGTGGAACAGCGCAAGGCTGAGGAGCGCGCCAAGGCCGCCGCGCCGGTGCAGAAGGTCTCTCTGGAGAATCTGTTCGATCAAATCCGCTCCGGCGAGCGCAAAGAGCTGGCCCTGATCGTCAAGGCCGACGTGCAGGGCAGCGTGGAGGCTGTGAAAGCCTCCCTGGAAAAGCTCTCCAACGATGAGGTGAACGTCCGTGTCATTCACGGCGGCGTGGGTGCCATCAACGAATCCGACGTCATGCTGGCCTCCTCCTCGGGCGCCATCATCGTGGGCTTTAACGTCCGGCCCGATGCCGCCGCACGGGACGGCGCCGCACGGCAGAACGTGGATATGCGGATGTACCGGGTGATCTATGACTGTATTGACGAGATTGAGTCCGCCATGAAGGGCATGCTGGCTCCCAAGTACCGAGAGGTGGTGCTGGGCCATGCGGAGGTTCGTCAGACCTACAAGGTCTCCGGCGTGGGCACTGTGGCAGGCTGCTATGTTCAGGATGGCAAGATCGTCCGTAACTGCTCTGTCCGGGTGGTCCGGGATGGTATCGTGATTCATGAGGGGCATCTGGCCTCCCTCAAACGGTTCAAGGACGACGCCAAAGAGGTCGCGGAGAACTACGAGTGCGGCATGACCGTGGAGAAGTTCAACGACATCAAGGAAGGCGACATTATCGAAGGCTATACCATGGAGGAAATTCCCAGATAG
- a CDS encoding L7Ae/L30e/S12e/Gadd45 family ribosomal protein: MDSHKILSLLGLALRGNHLAVGEEPVEAAARAKDARLLLLASDAADNTRRRTVHFSEAGQCLWLRLPFTKAELGRAVGRTSAALVAVTDIGLANAVANRLAQLDEDQYGEAAERLALKAKRAAERQSELRAHEKNVRTGKYRPKPRRTPEDSSPQVEKSPPDRRPRNQNRSRPRRGSPTRSPHPYAHSRPVKKGKGSFRKRED; this comes from the coding sequence ATGGACAGCCATAAGATTCTCTCCCTTCTGGGGCTTGCCCTTCGGGGCAACCATCTGGCGGTGGGCGAGGAACCGGTGGAAGCTGCCGCCCGGGCAAAGGACGCCCGGCTCTTGCTGTTGGCTTCTGACGCAGCGGATAATACCCGCCGTCGGACCGTCCATTTTTCCGAGGCCGGCCAATGCCTGTGGCTGCGGCTCCCCTTCACCAAGGCGGAGCTGGGAAGAGCGGTGGGCCGAACCTCGGCCGCCCTTGTAGCGGTGACGGATATCGGCCTTGCAAACGCAGTGGCAAACCGTTTGGCGCAGTTGGATGAAGATCAATACGGCGAAGCTGCGGAGCGGCTGGCGCTGAAGGCCAAGCGGGCCGCAGAGCGACAGAGTGAACTGCGGGCCCACGAGAAAAATGTCCGCACCGGCAAATATCGGCCGAAGCCCCGGCGGACACCGGAGGACTCCTCCCCCCAAGTCGAAAAGTCTCCGCCCGACCGGCGGCCCCGAAATCAGAATCGTTCCCGCCCCAGGCGCGGCAGTCCCACACGGTCTCCCCATCCCTATGCCCACAGCCGCCCGGTGAAAAAGGGCAAGGGGTCCTTCCGCAAACGTGAAGACTGA
- the rnpM gene encoding RNase P modulator RnpM: MPKVKKIPQRQCVGCREMKDKKSLLRVVKSPEGTVSLDFGGKKPGRGAYVCHDVGCLKKARKSRALERALETAIPPEVYDAMEAELGGTNGQP, encoded by the coding sequence ATGCCGAAAGTAAAGAAAATTCCCCAGCGGCAGTGTGTGGGCTGCCGGGAAATGAAGGATAAGAAGTCCCTGCTCCGGGTGGTTAAGTCCCCGGAAGGGACCGTCAGTCTGGATTTCGGCGGCAAGAAGCCCGGGCGGGGTGCCTATGTCTGTCATGATGTAGGCTGTCTGAAAAAGGCCCGGAAGAGCCGCGCTCTGGAGCGGGCTCTGGAGACCGCCATCCCGCCGGAGGTCTATGACGCCATGGAAGCGGAATTAGGAGGGACAAATGGACAGCCATAA
- the nusA gene encoding transcription termination factor NusA produces MKGKKQKEPAGMNPAEIFTALALLEKERGIPQTFMMEKIIQAITTAYKRDHDGVENVIVDVDEAHQTLRMFVQKNVVDEEDYVDPINELTLEEAKAISAKYEVGDIVNIPVDNTEFGRIAAGNGKQVIIQGLREAERGMIYDEFNSKQHEILTGVVTRIDPNTGNASLRIGTGSETTEALLMSGEQVPGEELSEGMHVKVYVVDVRRSTRGPQILISRTHPGLVKRLFELEVPEIYDGIVEVRSIAREAGSRTKMAVWSNDENVDPIGACVGPRGQRVANIVEELRGEKIDIIKWSEDPAAFIAAALAPADVVDVWMADEGKACRCVVPDDQLSLAIGKEGQNARLAARLTGYKIDIKPASYQESEEASEPPAEETPEEF; encoded by the coding sequence ATGAAAGGCAAAAAGCAGAAGGAGCCCGCGGGCATGAACCCTGCGGAGATCTTCACCGCTCTGGCTCTGCTGGAGAAGGAGCGGGGCATTCCCCAGACCTTCATGATGGAGAAGATTATCCAGGCCATTACCACCGCTTATAAGCGAGATCATGACGGCGTGGAGAATGTCATTGTGGATGTAGATGAGGCCCATCAAACCCTGCGGATGTTCGTCCAAAAAAATGTCGTGGATGAAGAGGACTATGTGGACCCTATCAATGAGCTGACGCTGGAGGAGGCCAAGGCGATTTCTGCCAAATACGAGGTGGGTGATATCGTCAACATTCCCGTGGACAACACGGAATTTGGCCGGATTGCCGCCGGCAACGGCAAGCAGGTCATCATCCAGGGCCTGCGGGAGGCTGAGCGCGGCATGATTTATGATGAGTTTAACTCCAAGCAGCATGAGATCCTCACCGGCGTTGTCACCCGGATTGATCCCAATACCGGCAACGCATCGCTGCGCATCGGCACCGGCTCCGAGACCACGGAGGCTCTGCTGATGTCCGGTGAACAGGTGCCTGGCGAGGAGCTGTCCGAGGGGATGCACGTGAAGGTGTATGTAGTGGATGTCCGCCGCTCCACCCGCGGCCCCCAGATTCTAATTTCCCGGACTCATCCGGGACTTGTCAAGCGGCTTTTTGAGCTGGAGGTACCAGAGATTTATGACGGCATCGTGGAGGTCCGCTCCATTGCCCGTGAAGCCGGTAGCCGCACGAAGATGGCAGTCTGGTCCAACGATGAAAACGTGGACCCCATTGGTGCCTGCGTCGGCCCCAGAGGGCAGCGGGTAGCCAATATCGTTGAGGAACTCCGGGGCGAGAAGATTGATATTATCAAGTGGAGCGAGGACCCCGCCGCCTTTATCGCCGCCGCCCTGGCTCCTGCAGACGTGGTGGATGTGTGGATGGCGGACGAAGGCAAGGCCTGCCGTTGTGTAGTACCGGACGACCAGCTGTCCCTGGCCATCGGTAAGGAGGGGCAGAACGCCCGCCTCGCTGCCCGTCTCACCGGCTATAAGATCGACATCAAGCCCGCAAGCTACCAGGAGAGCGAGGAGGCCTCAGAGCCGCCCGCAGAAGAGACTCCGGAAGAATTTTAA
- the rimP gene encoding ribosome maturation factor RimP, giving the protein MKKITELTAELAAPVIAEQGCTLWDVEYVKEAGTWYLRVLLDKEGGVDILDCEAISRKLSDLLDEADPIEGSYTLEVGSAGAERALKRPADFQRYLGSPVLVKLYRNQDGSKEFAGTLHAYDASSGDVTVTVGGTEKTFAKKDVALVRLRVEF; this is encoded by the coding sequence GTGAAAAAAATTACCGAACTCACCGCTGAGCTGGCGGCCCCCGTGATCGCGGAGCAGGGCTGCACCCTTTGGGACGTGGAGTATGTCAAGGAAGCTGGCACCTGGTATCTGCGTGTCCTGCTGGATAAGGAGGGCGGCGTGGATATCCTGGACTGCGAGGCCATCTCCCGGAAGCTCTCAGACCTGCTGGACGAGGCAGACCCCATTGAGGGCAGTTATACCTTAGAAGTTGGCTCCGCCGGTGCGGAGCGAGCGCTCAAGCGGCCCGCAGACTTTCAGCGGTATCTGGGCAGTCCCGTACTGGTGAAGCTTTACCGGAATCAAGACGGCAGTAAAGAATTTGCCGGCACGCTCCATGCCTATGATGCGTCCAGCGGCGATGTCACCGTCACCGTGGGTGGTACAGAAAAAACCTTCGCCAAAAAGGATGTGGCCCTAGTCCGCCTTCGGGTGGAATTTTAG
- the arcC gene encoding carbamate kinase — protein MPERLVIALGGNALQSKDSAPTAEAQLEVVRKTASHIAEISRRGYEMAIVHGNGPQVGRILLSSETARDVVPPMPFDVCGAMSQGYIGYHIQQALKYALAARNRNYPVVSLTTQVVVDKNDPAFQNPTKPIGGFYSAEEARQLEQEKGYVLREDAGRGWRRVVASPLPRKIVEIGAVRLLWDHAIVITCGGGGIPVVENPDGTLEGVAAVIDKDFAAELLAEEVDADVLLILTEVEKVAINFGKPDEKDLDHLSLAEAARYAAEGQFGVGSMLPKVQAAMKFVRTNPGKRAIITSLDKCLDALEGKTGTAVTFA, from the coding sequence ATGCCGGAAAGACTCGTCATTGCATTGGGCGGTAACGCGCTCCAGTCCAAGGACTCCGCACCTACCGCCGAAGCGCAGCTGGAGGTGGTCCGCAAGACCGCCAGCCATATTGCCGAGATCAGCCGAAGAGGGTATGAGATGGCGATTGTCCACGGCAATGGACCGCAGGTGGGTCGGATTCTGCTCTCCAGCGAAACCGCCAGAGACGTGGTGCCACCCATGCCCTTTGACGTCTGCGGCGCCATGAGCCAGGGCTATATCGGCTATCACATCCAGCAGGCGCTGAAATATGCCCTGGCTGCCCGAAACCGGAACTATCCCGTGGTATCCCTAACCACCCAGGTGGTTGTGGATAAAAATGACCCCGCATTTCAAAACCCTACCAAGCCAATTGGGGGCTTCTACTCCGCTGAGGAGGCCCGCCAGCTGGAACAGGAGAAGGGCTATGTTCTGCGGGAGGATGCCGGCCGGGGCTGGCGGAGAGTGGTGGCCTCGCCATTACCCAGGAAGATCGTGGAGATTGGCGCTGTGCGGCTGCTGTGGGACCATGCCATTGTCATCACCTGCGGCGGCGGGGGAATTCCGGTGGTGGAGAACCCTGACGGCACCCTGGAAGGCGTGGCGGCGGTTATCGACAAGGACTTTGCTGCGGAATTGCTGGCAGAAGAGGTGGATGCCGACGTGCTGCTGATCCTGACGGAGGTGGAAAAGGTGGCCATCAACTTTGGTAAGCCAGACGAGAAAGATTTGGATCACCTGAGCCTGGCAGAGGCCGCTCGGTATGCGGCGGAGGGACAATTCGGCGTGGGCAGTATGCTGCCCAAGGTGCAGGCGGCTATGAAATTTGTCCGGACAAACCCCGGCAAGCGGGCCATCATCACCAGCTTGGATAAGTGCCTGGATGCCCTGGAGGGAAAGACGGGAACCGCAGTAACTTTTGCGTAA
- the tsaA gene encoding tRNA (N6-threonylcarbamoyladenosine(37)-N6)-methyltransferase TrmO, whose amino-acid sequence MNMDISMRAIAHIQSEFPTKFGVPRQSGLVPSLESTVVFTPEFRNSDALRGIEGFSHLWLIWVFDRSARETWSPTVRPPRLGGNQRMGIFATRSPFRPNPIGLSCVELAGIETTPTWGTVLRVRGADLADGSPILDIKPYIPYADSHPGALEGFASVPAEALEVVIPPDLLQQIPSQRLEALRGVLAQDPRPRYQEDPQRVYGFGFAGMEIKFSVSGQRLTVLAINSSR is encoded by the coding sequence ATGAACATGGATATTTCTATGAGGGCTATCGCCCATATTCAAAGTGAATTTCCCACCAAATTCGGGGTGCCGCGGCAGAGCGGACTGGTACCCTCCCTGGAGTCCACGGTAGTCTTTACGCCGGAATTTCGGAATTCGGATGCTCTTCGGGGGATCGAGGGGTTTTCCCACCTGTGGCTCATCTGGGTGTTTGACCGCTCCGCCCGGGAGACCTGGTCCCCCACTGTGCGGCCGCCGCGCCTTGGCGGTAATCAGCGAATGGGAATTTTCGCCACCCGCTCTCCTTTTCGGCCAAACCCCATTGGCCTTTCCTGCGTGGAACTGGCGGGGATTGAGACGACCCCGACGTGGGGCACTGTGCTTCGGGTGCGGGGCGCAGACCTGGCGGACGGGAGTCCGATTCTGGATATCAAACCCTATATTCCCTACGCCGACAGCCATCCCGGCGCGCTGGAGGGCTTTGCCTCCGTTCCCGCCGAGGCGCTGGAGGTAGTCATTCCCCCGGATCTCCTGCAGCAGATTCCCTCACAGCGGCTGGAAGCTCTGCGTGGCGTGTTGGCCCAGGACCCCCGTCCCCGCTATCAGGAGGACCCTCAGCGGGTCTATGGATTTGGCTTTGCAGGCATGGAGATCAAATTTTCCGTATCCGGCCAGCGGTTGACCGTGTTGGCAATCAACAGCTCCAGATAG
- a CDS encoding DUF1576 domain-containing protein yields MQDRYKKMIPGTILASILLMLLGVLLDDPADILPGLYRIVTMQDLLITDYVYIAGVGATLINCGLIMLISVLIIKLSKDALNGFTLVEIGLMAGFSLFGKNIFNIWPIILGTWLYAKYQREPFGKYAGVALLATSLSPLVSYMALGSIHANLLLGIVTGVLVGFILPSLSAYTYKIQNGLNLYNMGFACGLFAMMIVPVLIAFGDQPDSVLYWATGYNETFTIVLTILCVGLILTGLFFAGMPVWAVWAGYRRLLSTTGRAPSDYLRMFGGGPVLVNMGVNGLIGMAYVFLVGGDLNGPTLGGIFTIMGFSAFGKHVLNILPVMLGVYLGAYGMHYHSDYPSLQLAGLFGTTLAPIAGHFGWPYGILAGFIHSALVLQTSGPVAGLNLYNNGFSGGLVAIVLYPTITAIARHRRPKLRDEDYYDLFEESGPIDTSRWRTHAKDHPSSSSEGAAETAHPAYSSGMLDDDSE; encoded by the coding sequence TTGCAGGACCGATATAAAAAAATGATTCCTGGAACCATTCTAGCTTCGATTTTACTCATGCTGCTGGGAGTTTTGCTGGATGATCCGGCCGATATTCTGCCGGGGCTATACCGGATCGTTACCATGCAGGATTTGCTGATTACAGATTACGTTTATATTGCTGGCGTGGGCGCTACACTGATCAATTGCGGACTGATTATGCTGATTTCCGTTTTGATCATTAAGCTCTCCAAAGATGCACTCAATGGCTTTACTCTGGTGGAGATCGGGCTCATGGCGGGTTTCTCCCTGTTTGGAAAAAATATCTTCAATATTTGGCCCATTATTTTGGGCACATGGCTATACGCAAAATACCAGCGGGAGCCCTTCGGCAAATATGCCGGTGTGGCACTGCTTGCCACATCTCTTTCACCGCTGGTAAGTTATATGGCGCTGGGAAGCATCCACGCCAACCTGCTTCTTGGTATTGTGACCGGTGTGCTGGTGGGGTTCATTCTGCCGTCCCTCTCGGCCTATACATACAAGATTCAAAATGGACTTAATCTCTATAATATGGGGTTTGCCTGCGGACTCTTTGCCATGATGATTGTGCCGGTGCTAATTGCCTTTGGTGACCAGCCGGACTCTGTTCTGTATTGGGCAACCGGGTATAATGAGACCTTCACCATTGTTTTGACGATTTTGTGTGTTGGACTGATTTTGACAGGGCTGTTCTTTGCCGGGATGCCGGTCTGGGCTGTCTGGGCCGGCTACCGCCGGCTGCTGTCTACCACTGGCCGCGCGCCGAGTGATTACCTGCGGATGTTTGGTGGTGGGCCGGTGTTGGTCAACATGGGTGTGAATGGGCTGATCGGCATGGCCTATGTATTTTTAGTGGGTGGAGACCTGAACGGACCGACTCTGGGCGGCATTTTCACCATCATGGGTTTTTCTGCGTTTGGAAAGCATGTGCTGAACATTCTGCCAGTAATGCTGGGGGTTTATTTGGGGGCTTATGGCATGCACTACCATTCGGATTACCCCTCGCTGCAGCTGGCGGGGCTCTTCGGTACTACGCTGGCTCCCATCGCCGGACATTTCGGATGGCCCTACGGAATTCTGGCGGGTTTCATTCACTCGGCCCTGGTGCTGCAGACCAGCGGACCGGTGGCAGGGCTGAATCTTTACAACAATGGTTTTTCGGGAGGACTTGTCGCCATTGTGCTCTATCCCACGATCACTGCAATTGCACGTCACCGCCGGCCCAAGCTGCGGGACGAGGACTATTACGATCTTTTTGAAGAGAGCGGTCCAATTGATACCTCACGCTGGCGTACCCATGCTAAGGATCATCCATCCAGCTCATCGGAAGGAGCGGCGGAAACTGCCCACCCCGCCTATTCCTCTGGGATGCTGGATGACGACAGTGAATAA
- a CDS encoding polysaccharide pyruvyl transferase family protein, producing the protein MNTGLVTFYHIHHYGAALQAAATERAVESLGHTCEIIDYFVNQDNALFRRPTGLGSTAADVHTALHYQALRSRYERFEQFSQEHLRISSHRFGSFAELRDAALPYDVILSGSDQIWNPQIFPDGRFDPVFFGAFSDRRHIAYAPSFGIPHIPTDMEEELRGYLARFSHLSVRERQGQKIVAGITGQDVPVVLDPTLLLSAQQWAAAASDHLFTTRGTFGFQLPVPVPNGYILCYCINKPGALEPYLQEFARRSAMPIVQLCGIRQKVHPKARCVLDAGPAEFLELFQNAAFVFTNSFHGTVFAAQFHVPFFTAVSPAELTDPESSRTFSLLSRLGLADRIVGQGNTADLEAPVDWKQAEVRLSEARAASLDYLRAALEGTPYTQKTAEAAPDAPPRLADHGHCTGCTACASGCPADAISMKRDREGFSYPAIDLDRCIRCGHCTAICPLLREREPSPLPAAFAAWNRNDLVRKDSTSGGVFTTLAEYILESGGVVYGAAMDSRQHLRHIACFCKEDLWRLRGAKYVQSDLGKTFREIREALKKRPVLFSGTPCQVDGLYRFLGGKPENLTTCDLVCHGVPSPGVWEAMVHSIESRKGKHLQTVRFRNKVTGWKDSHFTLVYDDGTVDSAPLFATEFGRAFGCALFLRPCCHQCAYTNLNRPGDFTLGDFWGLRPDELAEQQAQGISLLLVNTARGSYLFDQLKLDRQAFPIERAVAGNPRLAFPLAPPPDRAAFFAAYAVEPFDQVRKRYCSVPPLPVRLAGRVLSPEVKAKIRQKLQ; encoded by the coding sequence TTGAACACAGGACTTGTCACGTTCTATCATATCCACCACTATGGAGCCGCCTTGCAGGCTGCGGCCACGGAACGGGCGGTGGAATCCCTGGGCCACACCTGTGAGATCATTGACTATTTTGTCAACCAGGACAATGCCCTTTTTCGCCGGCCCACCGGTCTTGGCAGCACCGCCGCCGACGTTCATACCGCCCTGCATTACCAGGCTCTGCGCAGCCGGTATGAGCGGTTTGAGCAGTTCTCTCAAGAACATCTGCGCATCTCTTCCCACCGGTTTGGAAGCTTTGCGGAGCTGCGGGACGCGGCGCTGCCCTATGATGTGATTCTCTCCGGCAGCGACCAGATCTGGAACCCACAAATTTTCCCGGACGGCCGGTTTGACCCGGTCTTTTTCGGCGCGTTCTCCGACAGGCGGCACATTGCCTACGCCCCCTCCTTTGGAATTCCCCACATCCCAACGGATATGGAGGAAGAGCTGCGGGGGTACCTCGCACGGTTCTCCCATCTCTCTGTCCGGGAACGGCAGGGGCAAAAGATTGTGGCAGGAATCACGGGGCAAGATGTCCCGGTGGTGCTGGACCCCACACTGCTGCTCTCCGCGCAACAGTGGGCCGCGGCCGCCTCCGACCACCTGTTCACAACCCGTGGGACGTTCGGCTTCCAGCTTCCGGTGCCGGTGCCAAACGGCTATATTCTCTGCTACTGCATCAACAAGCCCGGGGCTTTGGAACCCTATCTTCAGGAGTTTGCCCGCCGCAGCGCTATGCCTATCGTGCAGCTGTGCGGTATCCGGCAAAAGGTCCACCCCAAGGCCCGCTGCGTGCTGGATGCGGGGCCAGCGGAATTTTTGGAGCTCTTCCAAAATGCCGCCTTTGTCTTTACAAACTCCTTCCATGGCACTGTATTTGCAGCCCAGTTTCATGTCCCCTTCTTCACCGCCGTATCTCCCGCAGAGCTGACGGACCCGGAGAGCTCCCGGACATTCAGCTTGTTGAGTCGGCTGGGGCTTGCGGACCGGATTGTGGGCCAGGGGAATACCGCAGATTTAGAGGCTCCTGTCGACTGGAAGCAGGCAGAGGTAAGGCTCTCAGAGGCCCGGGCAGCTTCCCTGGACTATCTGCGCGCTGCACTGGAGGGAACTCCGTATACCCAGAAAACCGCTGAGGCAGCGCCGGACGCACCGCCTCGGTTGGCTGACCATGGCCACTGTACGGGCTGCACTGCCTGCGCCAGCGGATGCCCGGCGGATGCCATCTCCATGAAACGGGATCGAGAGGGCTTTTCTTATCCGGCAATAGACTTGGACAGGTGTATCCGCTGCGGCCACTGCACTGCAATCTGTCCCTTGCTGCGGGAACGGGAGCCCTCCCCCCTGCCTGCGGCTTTTGCCGCCTGGAACCGAAATGATCTGGTCCGGAAGGACTCCACCTCCGGCGGGGTCTTTACCACGCTGGCGGAATATATTTTGGAGTCCGGGGGGGTTGTATATGGCGCCGCCATGGACAGTCGCCAGCACCTGCGGCATATCGCATGCTTTTGTAAAGAGGACCTGTGGCGTTTGCGGGGGGCCAAATATGTACAGAGCGATCTTGGAAAAACCTTCCGCGAAATTCGGGAGGCGCTGAAAAAGCGGCCCGTGCTGTTCTCCGGCACCCCCTGCCAGGTAGATGGGCTGTACCGCTTCTTAGGCGGCAAGCCGGAAAACCTCACTACCTGTGACCTGGTGTGTCACGGCGTCCCTTCTCCCGGCGTGTGGGAGGCCATGGTTCATTCCATTGAGTCCCGCAAAGGCAAGCACCTCCAGACGGTACGCTTTCGCAACAAGGTGACTGGCTGGAAGGACAGCCATTTTACTCTGGTCTATGACGACGGTACAGTGGATTCCGCGCCTCTTTTTGCCACAGAATTCGGACGGGCCTTTGGCTGCGCGCTGTTCCTGCGGCCCTGCTGCCATCAGTGTGCCTATACGAACCTCAACCGTCCCGGGGATTTCACTCTGGGAGACTTCTGGGGCCTGCGCCCTGACGAGCTGGCAGAGCAGCAGGCTCAAGGCATCAGCCTGCTGCTGGTCAACACCGCCCGCGGCAGCTATCTCTTCGACCAGCTGAAACTGGACCGACAAGCATTTCCCATTGAGCGGGCTGTGGCGGGCAATCCCCGTCTTGCCTTCCCCCTGGCCCCGCCGCCAGACCGGGCCGCGTTTTTTGCCGCCTATGCCGTCGAGCCCTTTGACCAAGTGCGCAAGCGGTATTGCTCGGTGCCGCCCCTCCCGGTGCGGCTGGCCGGCCGGGTACTCTCCCCTGAGGTCAAGGCGAAAATCCGTCAGAAACTGCAATAA